The following proteins are co-located in the Microvirga ossetica genome:
- a CDS encoding transposase, which translates to MPDLPARFAAIIVAFAPLFRHRTWRHAEVLLVGAILAPGKRTVTSILRITGLSRERHFVNYHRVLSRARWSTREAARLLLGLLIQAFAPTGPVILGLDDTIERRRGKRIKAKGIYRDPVRSSDAHFVKASGLRWINLMLLAPIPWAARTWALPFLTALAPSERYCRERGQRHKKLTDWARQMMLQVRRWLPERELVLVADMGFAALELLAALSRRGVICITRLRLDAALYEPASRRRPGTKGRPRTKGARLPNLSDVLLRTSTRWRRVTVPGWYGEGDRVVEFCSATAVWRHGGMPIVPIRWVLLRDPLGRFSPQALLCTDPTRDPLQIIRWFILRWQIEVTFQEARAHLGVETQRQWSDQAVARTTPCLLGLFSIVTLLAAQLGQRSRTAVWIDSWYRKSHPTFADALAAVRRQIWSEMGLFTSRYRHKMSKPSHALQRGLVYALCQAA; encoded by the coding sequence ATGCCGGACCTGCCCGCCCGCTTCGCCGCGATCATTGTAGCGTTTGCCCCGCTCTTTCGCCACCGAACCTGGCGTCATGCCGAGGTCCTGCTCGTCGGAGCCATCCTGGCACCCGGTAAGCGCACCGTGACCAGCATCTTGCGTATCACCGGCCTCAGTCGCGAGCGCCACTTCGTCAACTATCATCGCGTGCTCAGTCGGGCTCGCTGGAGCACACGCGAGGCGGCCCGGCTGTTGCTGGGCCTGCTGATCCAGGCCTTTGCCCCAACCGGTCCGGTGATCCTCGGCCTGGATGACACCATTGAGCGCCGCCGCGGCAAGCGCATCAAAGCCAAGGGCATCTACCGCGATCCGGTGCGCTCCTCCGATGCTCATTTCGTCAAGGCCTCGGGCCTGCGGTGGATCAACCTCATGCTCCTGGCTCCCATTCCATGGGCAGCTCGCACCTGGGCCCTGCCGTTCCTCACTGCCCTGGCACCCTCCGAGCGGTATTGCCGTGAGCGGGGGCAGCGGCACAAAAAGCTGACCGACTGGGCGCGTCAGATGATGCTGCAGGTCAGGCGGTGGTTGCCTGAGCGCGAATTGGTGCTGGTGGCCGATATGGGCTTTGCCGCCCTGGAACTGCTGGCAGCGCTGTCTCGCCGCGGCGTGATCTGTATTACCCGGCTTCGCCTGGATGCCGCCCTCTACGAGCCGGCTTCACGGCGCCGGCCGGGGACGAAGGGCCGTCCGCGCACCAAAGGAGCTCGGTTGCCGAACCTTTCCGATGTGTTGCTCCGGACGAGCACGCGCTGGCGCCGCGTCACGGTGCCTGGCTGGTATGGCGAAGGAGATCGCGTGGTCGAGTTCTGCTCGGCCACGGCCGTGTGGCGCCATGGCGGAATGCCCATCGTGCCGATCCGCTGGGTCTTGCTGCGTGATCCTCTCGGTCGGTTCTCGCCCCAAGCCCTGCTGTGCACCGATCCCACGCGCGATCCGCTGCAGATCATCCGCTGGTTCATCCTGCGCTGGCAGATCGAGGTCACCTTCCAGGAGGCGCGTGCACATCTGGGCGTAGAGACCCAGCGGCAATGGTCGGATCAGGCCGTCGCCCGCACCACGCCCTGCTTGCTCGGACTGTTCTCAATCGTGACTCTGCTGGCCGCGCAACTCGGTCAGCGCTCCCGAACCGCTGTTTGGATCGACAGCTGGTATCGCAAGTCTCATCCGACTTTCGCGGATGCCCTGGCGGCCGTGCGGCGTCAGATCTGGAGCGAGATGGGTTTATTCACATCACGCTACCGACACAAAATGTCGAAACCCTCACACGCCCTTCAACGAGGCTTGGTTTACGC
- a CDS encoding transposase, protein MGPVSAKSYAGRALVQSRTRPAERAKQEIDYGRRAKGYIFGAFCPATGEAFTHPYPGRGGAHWVDFLGQVESWIPSTTERVYAIMDNLSSHRTTDVLLFVLAHPRWEMVFQPKYAAYLNLIEPWWKILRSLALAGRRFETWEEIVDAIHGSTVYWNAHRHPFVWGRRRRHRPRRSPGIALLPKAG, encoded by the coding sequence ATGGGACCGGTGAGCGCCAAGAGCTACGCGGGTCGGGCCCTGGTGCAGAGCCGGACGCGACCGGCCGAACGCGCCAAGCAGGAGATCGATTATGGTCGCCGTGCCAAGGGCTACATCTTCGGGGCGTTTTGTCCCGCCACCGGCGAAGCCTTCACGCATCCGTATCCCGGACGGGGTGGAGCGCACTGGGTCGACTTCCTCGGCCAGGTTGAGAGCTGGATCCCGAGTACGACCGAGCGGGTGTACGCGATCATGGATAACCTGAGTTCCCATCGCACGACCGACGTGCTGCTGTTCGTGCTGGCGCATCCGCGCTGGGAGATGGTGTTCCAGCCCAAGTACGCGGCTTATCTCAACCTGATCGAGCCCTGGTGGAAGATCCTGCGTTCACTGGCTCTTGCCGGTCGGCGCTTCGAGACCTGGGAGGAGATCGTCGATGCGATCCACGGCTCGACGGTCTACTGGAATGCGCACCGTCATCCGTTTGTCTGGGGCAGGCGCCGGCGGCATCGCCCACGCCGCTCACCCGGTATTGCTCTTCTACCCAAGGCAGGATGA
- a CDS encoding helix-turn-helix domain-containing protein: MTPICLRDLTVEERARVQTLAHARTAPAQMVQRAQIIWRASHGESASAIAARLGLDGETVRKRIHRFNAEGVEALKDKHRSGRPPTYPPEQTATVIATALVKPETLGLPFAAWTLDRLAAYLHEQKGIAMQRSRIDEILLHEGLRWRKHETWFGERVDPAFAAKRGRSKRSTPSRLRAVA, from the coding sequence ATGACACCGATCTGCTTACGGGATTTGACCGTTGAGGAGCGTGCACGGGTCCAGACGTTGGCCCATGCGCGCACCGCTCCGGCTCAGATGGTACAACGGGCTCAAATCATCTGGCGCGCCAGTCACGGCGAGAGCGCATCCGCCATTGCCGCCCGGCTGGGCCTTGATGGCGAGACGGTGCGTAAGCGCATCCACCGCTTCAATGCAGAAGGAGTGGAGGCCCTCAAGGACAAACATCGCTCCGGACGCCCGCCCACCTATCCGCCTGAGCAAACCGCCACCGTGATCGCCACGGCACTCGTCAAGCCAGAGACCCTCGGGCTGCCGTTTGCCGCCTGGACGCTCGACCGACTGGCCGCCTACCTGCATGAGCAGAAAGGGATTGCGATGCAGCGCAGCCGCATCGACGAGATCCTGCTCCACGAGGGCCTGCGCTGGCGCAAACACGAGACCTGGTTCGGCGAGCGGGTCGATCCGGCCTTCGCGGCAAAAAGGGGGCGATCGAAACGCTCTACACCAAGCCGCCTGCGGGCAGTTGCGTGA
- a CDS encoding IS5 family transposase (programmed frameshift), whose protein sequence is MLTEAQWAMLEPLVEQCRPKGKTPPQDLRRTFEAILWRHENGAKWRAVPAELGPWWRAAQTFIRWARLGVWERLLNLVQKCGIQLGMTFLDGTSVRAHQKAAGARRKGGSQAQRDHREALGRSRGGYGTKACVIADGLGRAIAFRIAPGQAHELPDAIPLLHSLPSVPSWVVADRGYSSHSFREHIWSIGAKPAIPAKSNEAPVACPDWIYNNRNVVERLWARLKEWRAVATRYEKTARSFMGVLCLAAAIDWLKR, encoded by the exons ATGCTAACGGAAGCACAATGGGCCATGCTGGAGCCACTGGTGGAGCAATGCCGTCCCAAGGGCAAGACACCGCCACAGGATCTGCGTCGGACGTTCGAGGCCATTCTCTGGCGCCATGAGAACGGCGCCAAGTGGCGCGCCGTGCCGGCTGAATTGGGGCCGTGGTGGCGCGCCGCTCAGACCTTCATCCGCTGGGCCCGTCTGGGTGTCTGGGAGCGCCTGCTCAACCTGGTACAGAAGTGCGGCATCCAGCTCGGGATGACCTTCCTCGACGGCACCAGCGTGCGCGCGCATCAGAAGGCCGCCGGGGCTCGTCGAAAAG GGGGCTCTCAAGCTCAACGAGACCATCGTGAAGCGCTTGGTCGGTCTCGTGGCGGCTATGGCACCAAGGCTTGCGTGATCGCCGACGGGCTCGGACGCGCCATCGCGTTTCGCATTGCACCCGGTCAGGCGCACGAGCTGCCTGACGCCATTCCGCTGCTTCACAGTTTGCCGAGTGTGCCCAGCTGGGTGGTGGCCGATCGCGGTTATTCAAGCCACAGCTTCCGCGAGCACATCTGGAGCATCGGTGCGAAGCCGGCGATCCCGGCTAAGTCCAATGAGGCGCCGGTGGCCTGTCCGGACTGGATCTATAACAACCGCAATGTCGTCGAGCGGCTCTGGGCCAGGCTCAAAGAGTGGCGAGCCGTTGCAACCCGCTACGAGAAGACCGCACGATCCTTCATGGGCGTGCTCTGCCTCGCCGCAGCAATCGACTGGCTCAAGCGCTAA
- a CDS encoding ABC transporter substrate-binding protein: MKLHTIFAATMCVMALPAAAEETVSYASYGGAYQEGVRKAILNHLPADHGMKVVDYVLSGGIRDIRTKVKANAVDIDVAELYGGLCDIAAKEGLIEPLDYSKIPNAAGVPEHLKKQHSIGFTAYSTVLAYNKDVYGKNPPKNWADFFDVKKFPGTRAIGGTYPSTNMEIALLADGVPRDKVYPVDMDRAMKKWEAFKPNITVRWSSGAQATQLATSQEADMLTIWAARIDAAIKEGAPYEYILNDAVMDVECLVVPKNSPNREGAMRLINHLLDPKYKANLPDHIPYGPMNQDAFKSGLISPEKAKKVVTSTENISKQLILNSSYWAEHEIEAQTKWDSIMLR, translated from the coding sequence ATGAAGCTGCATACTATCTTCGCGGCAACTATGTGCGTCATGGCTTTGCCGGCTGCGGCGGAGGAAACCGTCAGTTACGCATCTTATGGCGGCGCCTACCAGGAGGGCGTGCGCAAGGCCATTCTCAATCATCTCCCGGCCGATCATGGCATGAAAGTCGTCGACTATGTGCTGTCGGGCGGCATCCGCGACATCCGCACCAAGGTCAAGGCAAATGCCGTCGATATAGACGTCGCGGAGTTGTACGGCGGGTTGTGCGATATCGCCGCCAAGGAGGGGCTGATCGAGCCGCTCGACTATTCGAAGATCCCGAATGCGGCCGGCGTTCCGGAGCATCTGAAGAAGCAGCACTCAATCGGCTTTACTGCATATTCGACGGTTCTCGCCTACAACAAGGACGTGTACGGCAAAAACCCCCCGAAGAATTGGGCTGACTTCTTCGACGTCAAGAAGTTCCCCGGTACCCGCGCCATCGGGGGCACCTACCCGTCCACCAACATGGAAATTGCACTGCTAGCTGACGGCGTGCCGCGCGACAAGGTCTATCCGGTCGACATGGATCGCGCCATGAAGAAGTGGGAGGCCTTCAAGCCCAACATCACCGTTCGATGGTCCTCCGGCGCCCAGGCGACCCAGCTTGCGACGTCTCAGGAAGCGGACATGCTGACGATCTGGGCGGCCCGCATCGATGCCGCGATCAAGGAAGGCGCTCCCTACGAGTACATCTTGAACGACGCAGTGATGGACGTCGAATGCTTGGTCGTCCCGAAGAACTCGCCGAACCGGGAGGGCGCCATGCGCCTGATCAATCACCTGCTCGATCCCAAATATAAGGCCAATCTCCCCGATCACATTCCCTATGGCCCAATGAACCAGGATGCCTTCAAGTCCGGGCTCATCTCGCCGGAGAAGGCCAAGAAGGTTGTGACGAGCACCGAGAATATCTCCAAGCAACTTATCCTTAATTCGTCCTACTGGGCTGAGCACGAGATTGAAGCTCAGACCAAATGGGACAGCATTATGCTGCGGTAG
- a CDS encoding ABC transporter ATP-binding protein encodes MTLPSTTALPVQVQSLSKHFGEVRAVDDISFDIRPGEFLTLLGPSGSGKTTLLMMIAGFSRPTNGSIRIAGQEIVHLPPHKRNIGMVFQSYALFPHMPVGENIAYPLRLRKVGKAEIEDRVRNVLELVQLGGYADRRISQLSGGQRQRIALARAIVFEPRILLMDEPLSALDKQLRETMQIEIRRLHDRLGMTTISVTHDQREALTMSDRIAVFSKGKLAQIASPTGLYEQPESRFIAEFIGESSFLPLRATPGGLAYGDQVIQFADRPRQTSGNMMLMLRPERLRLVAGNTAGQEGNFFQGQIRTVVFQGESLLFEVMLDGGHKVFVRIANRSESARLVPEADQRVTLCLDRADARIVRAED; translated from the coding sequence ATGACTCTACCTTCGACGACGGCGTTACCGGTCCAGGTCCAGTCTCTCTCAAAGCACTTTGGCGAAGTTCGCGCCGTTGACGACATATCCTTCGATATTCGCCCCGGAGAATTCCTCACGCTGCTGGGGCCGTCGGGATCCGGCAAGACGACGCTCCTCATGATGATCGCTGGCTTTAGTAGGCCAACCAACGGTTCGATACGCATCGCGGGACAGGAAATTGTCCACCTCCCGCCCCACAAGCGCAATATCGGCATGGTGTTCCAGAGCTACGCGCTTTTCCCGCACATGCCAGTGGGCGAGAACATCGCTTACCCGTTGCGACTGAGAAAAGTCGGCAAGGCCGAGATCGAGGATCGCGTCCGAAACGTTCTGGAACTCGTCCAACTCGGCGGTTATGCGGACCGCCGGATCAGCCAGCTTTCGGGTGGCCAGCGGCAGCGCATCGCGCTCGCCCGCGCGATCGTGTTCGAGCCGCGAATCCTGCTGATGGACGAGCCATTGTCGGCGCTCGACAAGCAGTTGCGCGAGACGATGCAGATCGAAATCCGTCGCCTGCACGATCGTCTCGGAATGACCACCATTTCGGTGACACACGATCAGCGTGAAGCGTTGACGATGTCGGATCGCATTGCAGTGTTCTCCAAGGGGAAGCTTGCTCAGATCGCTTCGCCGACCGGTCTCTATGAACAACCCGAGAGCCGGTTCATCGCCGAATTCATTGGTGAATCGAGCTTCCTGCCGCTACGGGCAACGCCCGGCGGCCTAGCCTATGGCGACCAGGTCATCCAGTTCGCCGACAGGCCGCGACAGACATCAGGCAACATGATGTTGATGCTGCGTCCGGAACGTCTGCGGCTCGTCGCGGGTAATACGGCAGGTCAGGAGGGCAACTTCTTCCAAGGCCAGATCCGGACGGTGGTCTTCCAGGGCGAGAGCCTGCTATTCGAAGTGATGCTTGACGGCGGCCACAAGGTTTTCGTCCGGATCGCGAACCGGTCGGAAAGCGCTCGCCTTGTTCCCGAGGCGGATCAGCGCGTGACGCTGTGCCTTGATCGCGCCGACGCGCGAATCGTTCGTGCGGAGGACTGA
- a CDS encoding ABC transporter permease translates to MMEQAVLRLSPSSLTPDQLKENHEALKKEQRSEARTMFRLTLPAILIVGLLMVAPIGWLLSMSFVGQDGRLGFENYVLFFSEAVYREMFINTFIIAFVVTVICLILGYPVAYLMAILPSPWAGFLMLAVLMPFWTSGLVRTFSWLIILQRNGLVNQMLVWMGVIERPIALVHNMTGTIIGMVHIMVPFLILPLYASMKAIDLNLMRAAANLGSTPAHAFRRVYLPLSMPGLIAGTIMVFVMCLGFYITPALLGGGKIKMIAQRIEESLALYPTWGPAAALAVLLLVMTAVCLGVSLMLVRRLTAES, encoded by the coding sequence ATGATGGAGCAAGCAGTTCTGCGTCTGTCGCCGAGTTCACTCACTCCGGATCAGTTGAAAGAGAATCACGAGGCGCTGAAGAAGGAGCAGCGCAGCGAAGCGCGGACGATGTTCCGGCTGACCTTGCCGGCTATCCTGATCGTGGGCCTGTTGATGGTCGCTCCGATCGGTTGGCTTCTGTCGATGTCCTTCGTCGGGCAGGACGGGCGCCTCGGCTTTGAGAACTACGTCCTGTTCTTCTCGGAGGCTGTATACCGTGAGATGTTCATCAATACCTTCATCATCGCGTTTGTCGTGACGGTGATCTGCCTCATCCTGGGTTACCCTGTCGCCTACCTGATGGCAATTCTACCCTCGCCCTGGGCAGGCTTCCTGATGCTCGCAGTCCTGATGCCGTTCTGGACATCGGGCCTCGTGCGGACGTTCTCATGGCTGATCATTCTCCAGCGCAACGGCTTGGTCAACCAGATGCTGGTTTGGATGGGTGTGATCGAGCGCCCGATCGCCTTGGTCCACAACATGACAGGAACGATCATCGGCATGGTCCACATCATGGTGCCATTCCTGATCCTGCCGCTCTATGCTTCGATGAAGGCGATTGACCTGAACCTTATGCGCGCTGCCGCAAACCTCGGTTCGACTCCAGCTCATGCCTTCCGCCGAGTGTATCTGCCACTCTCGATGCCGGGCCTGATCGCAGGAACGATCATGGTGTTTGTGATGTGCCTTGGCTTCTACATCACTCCCGCACTGCTGGGCGGCGGAAAGATCAAGATGATTGCGCAGCGGATCGAGGAGTCGCTTGCGCTCTATCCAACCTGGGGGCCGGCTGCTGCACTTGCCGTGCTGCTTCTGGTGATGACCGCAGTCTGTCTTGGCGTCAGTTTGATGCTGGTGCGTCGACTGACCGCTGAGAGTTGA
- a CDS encoding ABC transporter permease → MESHVSHRERFWLYIFVGLVIFYLVAPTFIVVPVSFSSTTSLSFPPPGWSTRWYEAFFGQEKWIGSTWVSLRVAFGTMVLATVTGVAASYALHVSRLPLGNLIRSTLISPLAVPSILIAIGIFFVYARIGGMLNTIYGMILGHSVVAMPFVILTMSAGLQSYDMTQEMVARSLGANRFKAFMTVTLPQLKFSVATSMLLSFLVSFDELIISLMISSGPVSTLSRVTFATLRDDVDPTLAAVSTLMLIVTCIPPLVLHIVTNRAKKKGA, encoded by the coding sequence ATGGAATCCCATGTTTCGCATCGCGAGAGGTTCTGGCTCTACATCTTCGTCGGGCTTGTCATCTTCTATCTCGTGGCGCCGACGTTCATCGTCGTCCCCGTGTCGTTTAGTTCGACAACGTCACTGTCCTTCCCGCCTCCGGGCTGGTCTACCCGCTGGTATGAAGCCTTCTTCGGGCAGGAAAAGTGGATCGGATCAACATGGGTCTCGTTGCGTGTCGCATTCGGCACAATGGTTCTTGCGACGGTAACCGGTGTCGCGGCGTCCTACGCATTGCATGTGTCGAGACTCCCTCTAGGCAATCTAATCCGTTCGACACTCATTTCGCCTCTGGCCGTACCTTCCATCCTGATCGCAATTGGCATCTTCTTTGTCTATGCGAGGATCGGCGGAATGCTGAACACGATCTACGGGATGATCCTCGGACACTCCGTCGTCGCGATGCCGTTCGTTATCCTTACGATGTCTGCGGGCCTTCAGTCTTATGACATGACGCAGGAGATGGTCGCGCGCAGCCTAGGTGCCAACAGGTTCAAAGCCTTCATGACTGTGACGCTGCCGCAGCTGAAGTTCTCTGTCGCGACCTCGATGCTGCTGTCGTTCCTCGTGTCATTTGACGAGCTGATCATATCGCTGATGATCTCGTCTGGACCTGTCTCGACACTGTCTCGCGTCACTTTCGCGACGCTGCGCGACGATGTGGATCCCACACTCGCAGCGGTCTCGACCTTGATGCTGATCGTGACCTGTATCCCACCGCTGGTCCTTCATATCGTGACCAACCGCGCGAAGAAGAAGGGGGCATGA
- a CDS encoding enoyl-CoA hydratase-related protein yields the protein MLNELNRELEGFVQLHRDGAVLEIKMVKPKVNSICRRFSRCMERAGLYLQNDPDLRVGILSSGSDKAFSAGLDFHDATSSTERGPGAEEGGFGGITTLWALKKPLIAAINAPAIGGGLELALSCDILLMADEAFLQLPELQRGLLPDGGGLQRLPRRIPYHVATAMIWTGEPMSAAEAHRWGLIYRTAPREQLMTLAWKIARHVAKGAPLAQQALKEALRAVDGQSDREAMTLRADSNDDLEYFRRMLISEDMIEGQRAFLEKREPRWTGS from the coding sequence ATGCTGAACGAACTGAACAGGGAACTTGAAGGCTTCGTGCAGCTGCATCGCGATGGCGCCGTTCTCGAGATCAAGATGGTCAAGCCGAAGGTGAACTCGATCTGCCGCCGATTCAGCCGCTGTATGGAGCGCGCAGGTCTCTACCTCCAGAACGATCCCGATCTTCGCGTCGGCATCCTTTCGAGCGGGAGTGACAAGGCGTTCTCGGCCGGCCTCGACTTCCACGACGCGACCTCCAGCACGGAACGGGGTCCGGGCGCCGAGGAAGGAGGATTTGGCGGAATCACCACTCTGTGGGCGCTGAAGAAGCCGCTGATCGCGGCCATCAATGCCCCGGCTATTGGGGGAGGCCTTGAGTTGGCGCTGTCCTGCGACATTCTGCTGATGGCCGACGAGGCTTTCCTTCAGTTGCCCGAGCTTCAACGTGGACTTCTGCCTGACGGCGGTGGCTTGCAACGTCTGCCACGCAGGATACCCTATCATGTCGCCACGGCGATGATTTGGACCGGCGAGCCGATGTCTGCTGCCGAGGCGCATCGGTGGGGATTGATCTACCGCACCGCGCCCCGCGAGCAACTGATGACGCTTGCCTGGAAGATTGCGCGTCACGTCGCGAAGGGCGCTCCCCTTGCGCAGCAAGCCCTCAAGGAGGCGCTGCGAGCCGTCGACGGCCAGTCCGATCGCGAGGCGATGACTCTGCGCGCGGATTCCAACGACGACCTCGAGTACTTCAGGCGGATGCTGATCTCTGAGGACATGATCGAAGGTCAACGCGCCTTCCTCGAAAAGCGCGAGCCCCGCTGGACCGGGAGCTGA
- a CDS encoding enoyl-CoA hydratase/isomerase family protein — MMYRFLETERHGAVGVIALNRPEARNALAMGITIELRRALREAAADTTMRALILTGRGGAFSAGADVKEWANKAAGDNPWPDMNWVEESLKLVQQVHEMPKPTIAMIDGAAVGAGLDMALACDFRYASERAKFICSYTNVGYNPDCGGTWLMPRVIGLEAAKRFAFTGELWTAATALENRMVSHVSTSDRLWDDTLEFVQKLASGPTVAIAQAKKLLNTAHTRSLADQQLEEVAAGKICALTKDHAEGLAAANERRAPKFVGA; from the coding sequence ATGATGTACAGATTTCTCGAGACGGAACGACACGGCGCCGTCGGCGTGATCGCTCTCAACCGCCCCGAGGCCCGAAACGCCTTGGCGATGGGCATCACGATCGAACTCCGCCGCGCTCTACGGGAGGCCGCCGCGGATACGACGATGCGCGCCCTCATTCTGACCGGACGGGGCGGAGCATTCTCGGCTGGTGCGGATGTCAAGGAATGGGCCAACAAGGCCGCCGGTGACAACCCCTGGCCGGACATGAACTGGGTCGAGGAGTCCCTCAAGCTCGTCCAACAGGTTCACGAAATGCCCAAGCCGACGATCGCCATGATCGATGGCGCAGCCGTCGGCGCGGGACTCGATATGGCCCTGGCCTGCGACTTCCGTTATGCCTCCGAGAGGGCCAAGTTCATCTGTTCCTACACCAACGTCGGCTACAATCCCGACTGCGGCGGCACTTGGCTGATGCCTCGAGTAATCGGCCTCGAAGCGGCCAAGCGCTTCGCCTTCACGGGTGAACTCTGGACCGCGGCAACGGCGCTCGAGAACCGCATGGTCAGCCATGTCAGCACCAGCGACCGGCTTTGGGACGATACGCTTGAGTTCGTCCAGAAGCTCGCATCCGGCCCGACGGTCGCCATTGCCCAGGCCAAGAAGCTTCTGAACACTGCACATACCCGCAGTCTCGCCGATCAGCAGCTCGAGGAAGTCGCTGCCGGTAAGATCTGCGCGCTGACAAAGGATCACGCCGAAGGATTGGCCGCCGCGAATGAGCGCCGTGCGCCGAAATTCGTCGGCGCCTAA
- a CDS encoding acyl-CoA dehydrogenase family protein, which translates to MDFGLSFEQQALVDSLEEFCKRELYPHESLVEELRYVPAEIKQEIRRKSRDAGFEGMNLPEEWGGAGLDKQTKMEAERVLGKPSSPLSQCMNRGVTGILFKCKGEQIEEYLLPAIRGERKDAFALTEPGAGSDARGIVTKAERNGNGWVINGVKQFISAADIADFIILIAVSGVDDTPKGPRKRFTAFLLDKSLPGLRVEPMKSIVTRGYNPTMVYLDNVRVPDSKILGEEGQGFNTANEWLYDGRVALSAHCVGRAERIFDMTKEWAGSRKAFGKTIGEFQGVGFKVANMAVDIKLGDLMVKEAAWKMDNGLMDRTAASMVNYYCSEMVFRVADNAVQIFGGMGLMEDFPIQRFWRDARIERIWEGTSEIHQDLIAKDILRPYRQ; encoded by the coding sequence ATGGATTTTGGACTAAGCTTCGAACAGCAAGCACTCGTGGACTCGCTGGAAGAGTTCTGCAAACGGGAGCTCTATCCACATGAGTCTCTTGTCGAGGAACTGCGCTACGTTCCCGCCGAAATCAAGCAGGAGATCCGTCGCAAGTCACGGGATGCCGGCTTCGAAGGAATGAACCTGCCTGAGGAATGGGGCGGCGCCGGCCTCGACAAGCAGACGAAGATGGAGGCCGAGCGCGTCTTGGGCAAGCCCTCGTCGCCGCTCTCGCAATGCATGAACCGCGGCGTAACCGGCATTCTCTTCAAATGCAAAGGCGAGCAGATTGAAGAATACCTGCTGCCAGCCATCCGTGGCGAGCGTAAGGACGCCTTCGCCCTGACCGAGCCCGGTGCCGGCTCGGACGCGCGCGGCATCGTCACCAAGGCCGAGCGCAATGGCAACGGGTGGGTTATCAACGGCGTCAAACAGTTCATCTCGGCGGCCGATATTGCCGATTTCATCATCCTGATCGCCGTGTCCGGCGTGGACGATACCCCCAAGGGCCCGCGGAAGAGGTTCACCGCCTTCCTGCTCGACAAGTCCCTGCCCGGACTGCGCGTCGAGCCGATGAAATCGATCGTGACCCGCGGGTACAACCCGACCATGGTGTACTTGGACAACGTGCGGGTTCCGGACAGCAAGATCCTCGGCGAGGAGGGACAAGGGTTCAACACGGCGAATGAGTGGCTCTACGACGGGCGTGTCGCGCTTTCGGCGCATTGCGTCGGGCGTGCCGAGCGCATCTTCGACATGACAAAGGAATGGGCGGGCTCACGCAAGGCTTTCGGCAAGACCATCGGCGAGTTCCAGGGCGTCGGCTTCAAAGTCGCCAATATGGCGGTCGACATCAAGCTCGGCGACCTCATGGTTAAGGAGGCAGCGTGGAAGATGGACAACGGCCTGATGGACCGGACGGCGGCGTCCATGGTGAACTACTACTGCTCGGAGATGGTCTTTCGCGTTGCCGACAACGCCGTGCAGATCTTCGGTGGCATGGGTCTCATGGAAGATTTCCCGATCCAGCGTTTCTGGCGCGATGCTCGCATCGAACGCATCTGGGAGGGAACATCAGAGATCCATCAGGACCTCATCGCAAAAGACATTCTGCGGCCGTATCGGCAGTGA